Sequence from the Pontibacter pudoricolor genome:
TTGGGTTTAGTATACTTATACTTGCTTTGCAACAAGTTTGCCTTTAAACTGTTTGATCTCTCCACTTTTACGAATGTGCTCAATTAAACACGAAAGGTAAAGCTGCGTATGCTAAAGTTAGTTTAAAAAGTGCCCTTACCCTATTTTTCGACGCAAAACCCGATCCAGTCAAATGGAAAACAACGATCTATTGGAAGAAGCTATGAAATATGGCTTTATTCAGGACCAGCAGGTGTGGCTGAAACCCTTCATGAGCTACCCGGCACGCCAGGTTGGCGAGGTAAAAGAATCTGAAAACGACTCCTTAGTATACTTTGCGAGACGTTTTGAAATGTTCCGTGAAAAAGTAAACTCCCTGTTGGAGCGAATAGCGTCATCCGAGAACAAGGGATCCTTTCTGATGAAAGTGCTTCATATGAAAGAACAGGTAGGCAACTACGATGCACTTGGTGATTTTGAAGCTATTTACCATATCCTTAGCAAAGCTGAGGAGGATATAAACGAAACTATAAAACAGAACCGGGGAAAAAACCTGGCTATTAAAATAGGCCTGATACAGGAAGCCGAAGCGCTGCAGGACAGCATTGAGTGGAAAGAAGCATCGGACCAGTTAAAAGAACTTCGCTCTACCTGGATAAAGACCGGCCCTGTAGACAAAGACCTGACCGAAGAAATTGAGGAGCGCTTTAGAACACCGATTGAGGCGTTTTTTGAGCGTAAGAAAAATTTCTTTGAGGATAAGAAGCGCATGCAGAACTATGCCTACGATAAGTACAGAGACCTTATCAGGCAATCGATAGGGCTGCAGAACTCCGACGACTGGGAAAATACCACAGCAAAGCTGAAGCAGCTGCAAAACCAGTGGAAAGAGATAGACAGCAGCCTGCCGCGCAAGGTGACCAGCAAACTATGGCTGGATTTCCGGAAAGCACATAACCACTTTTTTGAGCGCCTGAAGGTTAAGATAAACAGCGAGAAGAATGCCTCGCGTGAGCAGTTTTATGAAACCAACTACGACAAGAAAAAGCAGCTGGTAGATGAGGCGAATGGTTTGCTGCAGCAGCACAACCTGAACGACGCTGTTCGTCGCGCTAAGGAATTACAGGCGGAGTGGAAAAAGGTTGGTCCTGTGCACCCTACGGTATCAGACCAGGTGTGGGAGCAGTTTATAAAAGCCTGCGACAGGATATTTGAAACCAGCAGCCTGGAACACTACATACGCAAGCGCCAGCAGGCTAATAACGAGAAGCTGAGCGAAGCAGATGGCCTGAATGCCCGCATTAACGCCTTAAAGGATTTCATAAAATCTGATAAGAGCGAGCTTGAAGTATTGGAAGAGAACCTGGATAAACTCAGTGACTCGCCAAGCAACGATACCTTCAGAAGCATGCTGCAAGGCAAGATCCGGAACTTTAAGCGTAAGATTAACACAAAGCAGCAACTGATAGAAGGGTTTAAGGAGCAATTGGGAGCTTATAGCAACAACGCCTAACCAAACCCGAATCCATATCTTACAAAAGCCTGCCGCGTGCAGGCTTTTTGTTTTAAAGTGTATTAAAAGGCTTTAGTACAGCTTTTGTTACAGATTTATAGTTGTTATTTAAAATTTAACTACTCAATTTAAACATTTGGTATTTATTTGCGTTGTGTTGTTAAAAACAAAGAAAAAAGCAATTTTTCAAAGTATAAATTTTTGTTTTTATTTTTATTTATACTTTTGCAAACCAATTTGAAACTAGCCAACAATTAGTTAAGGAGACACATACTATGTACTGGACACTTGAATTAGCATCATACCTGGAGGACGCACCCTGGCCTGCAACTAAAGATGAGTTAATTGATTACTCAATCCGCTCGGGAGCACCAATGGAGGTTGTAGAGAACCTGCAGGCTTTGGAAGATGACGGACAGCCTTACGAGAACATCGAAGAGATCTGGCCTGACTATCCTACCAAGGAAGATTTCATGTTTAACGAAGACGAGTATTAATAATTAGTAATTACTAATGAATAATGAGTAATTGCCCTTGGGTAGCCCCAGGAATATTATTCACTAATCATTCATCATTACTCATTGAATAACATCGTTGAAGTAAAAAATCTGGTTGCGGGTTATGAGGCACGTCCTCTTATCCGCAACCTTTCTTTTTCTATTCCCGCCCCTGCCTTTGTTGCCATCATCGGCCATAATGGTGCAGGCAAGACCACTTTTTTCAAAACTTTTCAGCAGAAGGTGGCTTATAAGGGCGAGCTGTTGGTACAGGGCCACGACCTGAAAACACTGCCGCACGCTACCAAACAAGGCATTCTCTCTTATCTGCCGCAGCGCAATACCGTTTCTTTTTCTATTAAGGTGATAGATCTGGTTGTGATGGGTCTTTTCCGGAAGAAACGGTTCTTCGAGCATTACACTTCCCCGGATTACGATACGGCTGCCAACGTGCTGGCTCAATTACAGCTCACCCACTTACAGGATCACGATTTCACCACTTTATCGGGAGGGGAGCAGCAGCTGGTGTGGCTTGCGCAGTTAATGCTGCAGGATGCAACTATAAACCTGCTGGACGAGCCCACACAGCAATTGGATGTATACTATAAGAACAAGGTATTCAAGCTGCTGCAAAGCTGGGTAAACGACACCTATAAAACAGTGCTCTGCATTACCCACGACCTGCACAACCTCATCCCGATGGAAGGCTACCTGATCAACTTATCTAAACCGGAACCTGAGTTGGAAGTTATCTCCCGGGAAACTGTTTTATCGAACCAGGAATTTCTGGAGGCTGGGCGGCTAGCTGTCTGAATCACGATTTACAGGATTTTAGGATGAACAGGATTTCTACTGTTGAGATGTAAGGTACTATATTTACACTGTATCCGGTATCTAACCGGTGACGCGTAGTGTACGCGAGTCTCCAGACTCGCTCAGCTATAGTTTCAGAGGCAAAGTGATTCCTAAATTAGACCTGTAAGTTTCATAGCGGAGACGCAAGATATTGCGTCTCTACACTCCGGCTAATTCCAAAAATTCCCCCTAATTTGCGGTTCAGCCAAAAATCTCGTTAAATCAGCTTAATCCTTTAAATCACTGGTCGCAAAAGCCCCAGCCAAAATCAGATCTTCAGGAGTTGTTATTTTAATGTTGCGATAGTTACCTTCCACTAAGGTTATAGTTTCTCCAATGCTTTCCACAACGGAGGCATCATCGGTAAAATAATCCTGTTCCGGTTGCTTATATGCTTTTTTAAGAATCCCGGCTTTAAATACCTGCGGGGTTTGCATGAGTTTATAGTTGGCGCGCGGCACGGCTTTACTTCCCCGGGCGTCAGTTCCCGGATAGAGTCTTTCGGTGACACGGCTACTACCCCACTTCCATAGTTTGCAGCAGCTTCAAAAGCGGCTTTTATAGTTTCAATTTCCACAAAAGGGCGAACGCCATCGTGCACCGCAATTACCCCATCTCCCATTACCGCATCCAGTCCGTTTTTTACAGAACCAAAGCGTGTTGTTCCACCCGGCACCGTCATATGGAACAGGGTGAAATTATACTCTTTACACAGCTCCCGCCACGTAGTTAGCTGCTCCTTCGGCAATACCACGATCAGCCGTATAGTTGGGTTATAGTTGTGAAACCGCTCTATCGTATGCATCAGTATCGGTTTACCGGCCACAGGTATAAACTGCTTGGGTACATCGTGCTGCATCCGGGTGCCTGAGCCACCGGCAACTATAATCGCATATTCAGGGAGTTGTTGCGCCATAGCACAAAGTTAGAAAGTTTGGAATTTAGAAAGTTAGAAAGTTTGCAGACCCTTATTTGCACGCAGCCAGCGCTTCAACATCGTCTGAGTTTATAAGGTGTAGGTTTCGAGTTATCTTTTCTGCATCCCAATCCCACCAGGCTATTTGCTGAAGTTTAACTATCGTCTCATCCGGGAAGCGCATCTTTACAATCTGTGCGGGGTTGCCAGCTACAATGCTGTAAGGGGGTACATCTTTGGTTACAACGGCTTTAGTGGCTACCACTGCCCCGTCTCCTATCGTCACTCCCGGCATTATAACAGCTTCATACCCTATCCACACATCATTACCGATCGTAGTATCTCCTTTTGTCGGGTATTTCTCCTTAAGGTCTACACCGTCTGTAATTTTCTCCCACCCATTTCCGAAAATAGCAAAAGGGTAAGTAGATACCGGTTTGGTTTCGTGGTTACCACCATTCATGATAAACTTTACACCTGAGGCAATTGCGCAAAACTTTCCTATGTGGAGCTTATCCCCGATAAAATCAAAGTGATACAATACGTTTTTCTCAAAGTTGAGCGGATCCTCCAAGTCGTCATAGTAAGTATAATCACCAACTATAATGTTAGGGTTTTGGATGATGTTTTTAAGAAAAACCAGCTTTTGGTGGTGTGGCAACGGGTTAATAGTTCCCGGGTCAGGCCCAGTCATAGTTTTACAGGTTAAGTAGTTGCTATAACGAACGATACAAAAAGCCCCAACCATTATGGCCGGGGCTCTTGTTTTAAAGTTGGTAAGGTTAACCTTACAAAATCAGCATCACGTCGCCGTAGCTGAAGAAACGGTATTTCTCTTTTACAGCTTCTTCGTAGGCTTTCATTACCAGGTCATAACCACCAAAAGCAGCTGTCATCATCAGCAGGGTGCTTTCCGGCATATGGAAGTTGGTAACCAGCGCATTCGCAATTTTAAAATCATATGGAGGGAAGATGAAACGGTCTGTCCATCCTTCGTTTGGCTTCAGGCGGTTGCTCGCTGATACCGAAGACTCCAGCGCACGCATGGTTGTTGTACCGATGGCGCACACGCGCTTCTTGTTGTCAAGTGCTCTGTTCACCATCTCAGCAGTTTCTGCAGGAACGCTGAAGTTCTCAGAATCCATTTTGTGCTTGGTCAGGTCTTCCACATCAACCGGGCGGAAAGTTCCCAACCCTACGTGCAATGTAAGCGGAGCAACATCCACACCTTTAATCTCCAGGCGCTTCAGTACTTCTCTTGTAAAGTGCAGGCCGGCAGTTGGCGCAGCTACGGCACCTACGTTTTTGGCATACACCGTCTGGTAACGCTCACGGTCTTCCGGCTCAGCTTCGCGCTTAATGTAGCGTGGCAGCGGCGTTTCGCCCAGGTCGTTTATAGTTTTGTAGAATTCTTCATCAGTGCCATCAAACAAGAACTTAATGGTACGGCCACGCGACGTCGTGTTATCGATAACTTCAGCTACCAGGTCGCTTTCGCCAAAGTATAGTTTGTTACCAACACGTATCTTACGGGCCGGGTCAACGAGCACATCCCACAGGTGGATATCCTTGTTCAGTTCGCGAAGCAGGAACACTTCTATCTTGGCTCCGGTCTTCTCTTTGTTACCATAAAGGCGGGCCGGAAACACCTTGGTATCATTTACTACCATGATGTCGCCATCATCAAAGTACTCTAAAATATCTTTAAAGATGCGGTGCTCGATCTTGCCTGTGTCGCGGTGCAACACCATCATGCGTGATTCGTCGCGGTTTTCGGATGGGTGTGTAGCCAGGAGCTCTTCCGGCAGATCGAACTTAAATTCTGATAATTTCATAGACAAATATTACGGTATTTGGATTCCAAAGGGTAAAAGGCTTTAAACTATAACTCGAAGTTGCCTTTAGGAGTTTCGGAAAATTAACCCGGCAATAAACAAAAAAACGAGCCGCAAATTTACTCAGTTTGACCGAAATATTGTTACTTTTAACAAAATTTACTTTCCATAACACAAAAACCGATGATATACCTGCGCCTGATTGCAGAAAGCATACGATTTGCCTGGCAGGCTTTGCGTGCCAACATGCTGCGTACGTTACTTTCGTTGCTCGGTGTAACTATAGGCATCTTCGCTATTATCTCGGTTTTTACTCTTGTAGACTCTCTGGAACGGAACGTGCGCGACAGCATGAGCTTTATTGGCGATAAGGTTTTGTATGTGGAGAAATGGCCGTGGAGTTTTGGCGGCAGCTACCCGTGGTGGAAGTATTTTCAGCGTCCGGAAACAACGGTGCGTGAGTTTAAGCTACTGGACCGTAACCTGACCAACGATGCCGGTGTGGCAATTTTTGCAAATAAAGGAGGCAGCACTTACAAATACCGCAGCAACAGTTTCTCGGACGGCATGCTGATGGGCGTAACATATGACTATAGCAAGGTTAGTGAAATTCCGATAGAAGAAGGCCGCTACTTTGTACCGCAGGAAATTGATGCATCCCGCAACGTGATCGTGATAGGCAAAGAGATCGCTGAGACACTTTTCCCTTTCGGCAGTGCTATCGGGCAGGAACTTAAAGTTGGCGGGCAAAAGTTCAGGGTGATTGGCGTGGTAGAAAAGCAGGGCGAAAACATATTCGGTGCGCCCAATTTTGACCAGATGGGCATTATCCCGTTCGGCTCCTTCAGTAAAATGTACGATACCGGCCCGGATGGCTTGGGCACAACTATAGCTGTAAAAGGCCGCGAAGAAGACGAAGGCCTGCAGGAACTGGAATACGAGGTTCGCGGCATGATGCGAAACATACGCGGCCTGCGCCCCCGCGACGACGATAGCTTTGCGATTAACCGCCCCGAAATGGCCACACAGGCTGTAACCGGCTTTTTTGATGTAATTGGCCTTGCCGGTTGGGTTATTGGTGGCTTTGCCATACTGGTAGGCGGCTTTGGTATTGCCAACATCATGTTTGTGTCTGTAAAAGAGCGAACCAACATCATCGGCATACAAAAATCACTGGGCGCCAAAAACTATTTTATACTTTTCCAGTTCTTATTCGAATCTGTGTTCCTGAGCCTCATAGGCGGCGGCATTGGTATCTTGCTGGTGTTCCTGATCACTATTATTCCGCAGGACATGATGAAGATAAGTCTTTCTGTAAGTAACATTGTGCTGGGGCTTGGCGTATCCGCGGTGATTGGGATGCTCTCAGGTATAATTCCGGCCGTGCTGGCATCAAATCTTGATCCTGTTATTGCAATCCGCTCTAAATAAAGTTAATTTACACCCCGCGCTTTTGCAGTGCTCCCTCACTGCCTGCATTTTTGCGCGCTAAATATTTTTGATGATGAAAGGCGCCAGATAAAAAGCGCCGCAGGGTACTGTTGCCCTGCCGAGAAGATGATTTAATTTATTATGACAAAGCTTAGAAAAACGAGCAAGACGAAGTTACACGACGAGTCGCTTAACTCTGGTAGCGGGCGTACCATTTTAAACCCCGATGCAAACGATAACAAGGCAAAATCTATTACCGACCTGCGCGAAGCCGGTGAAGTAATGGCTCCTCCTGCCTCTGAAGAAGATATCCGCATACGTAAAGCGTTTGTAGACAAAGACTGGAATGAGATTAAAATAGCCGACTCGTGGCAGATATTTAAAGTAATGGCTGAGTTCGTGGATGGCTTCGAGAAGCTGGCCAAGATCGGTCCGTGCGTTTCTGTTTTCGGATCAGCAAGAACCAAAGCCGACAACAAATACTACTTAATGGCCGAGGAAATTGCTGCCAAGCTGGTGCGCCATGGTTATGGTGTAATTACTGGCGGTGGCCCGGGCATTATGGAAGCCGGCAACAAAGGAGCACACTCTGAGGGTGGCAAATCGGTAGGCCTTAACATTCACCTGCCATTCGAGCAGTTCAACAACATCTACATCGACGCTGACAAGCTCATTAACTTCGACTATTTCTTTGTGCGCAAAGTTATGTTTGTGAAGTATGCACAGGGTTTTGTAGTGTTGCCTGGCGGTTTCGGTACGCTTGACGAATTATTTGAAGCGATAACACTTATCCAGACAAGAAAAATCGGTGCCTTCCCGATTGTGCTGGTAGGCCGCGAATACTGGGGTGGCTTGTTCAAGTGGGTAGAAGATGTGATGCTGAACATGGAAAGCAACATCAGCCGCGAAGACCTGGACCTGGTGCACATTGTAGACGATCCGTCAGAAGCTGTAAACATTATTGATGCATTCTACAGCAAGTACCTGCTTTCTCCAAACTTCTAAGAGAAACAACTATAGTTTATACAAAAGCCCGCTGCTAACACAGCGGGTTTTTGTTTGCCTGCGCGCTACCTCCTATAGTTAGTATACTCTTCCTATATGCCACCGTATACTCCCTGTATGAATTGGAGAGGCATACTAAACCGAAGAAAACGAAAAGAGCTTAAAAAAGACCTGAAGGTACAGGAAAAGCAGAACCTGGAAGTACGCGACAGCCTGGCCATGCAACGTACCAGAATGGCAAACGAACGCACACTTCTGGCTTATATGCGTACTGCCACCGCCATGATCCTGGCAGGGCTTACCTTTATTAAGTTGTTCGATGACCTGTTTTACATAGGCGTGGGACTGGTCTCTATTCCGATGGGTGTAGTGGTAGCTTATTTTGGCTACAGGCGCTATAACAAACAGAAACTGGATATAGCACGAAATGCAACCTTATATTCCCCTACCAGCCCTATACTGGCCGAAGTAGTGGCCCAGGAAAAAGCAGATCCTGATACGGAAAGCCCTAATCCTATAGTTTAGTTTACAACTATATACTGCTTACCATGATGCAGCCAGACCCGGAAAAAGAAGAAATAAAGCGCCTGAAAAAGAAGCTGAAACAGCAGGAGAAAAAGAACACGGAAATCCGGAACGAGATGGCGGTGCAGCGCACCATATTTGCCAACGAGCGCACCCTGATGGCTTACCTGCGCACTTCCATTGCCCTGCTGGCCGGAGGTGTTGCCGCTATCAAACTATCGCAACATAAATACATGGGGCTTCTGGGATTGGCGCTGATCACTTTAGGCAGCGGCCTTACCATCTATAGTTTTTTCCGGTATTTCAAGAAACAGAAACTTATAAAGCGCCAGCAAAAGGAATTTACACAAACCAGCCACCATCACGCAGCCATTCACGAAAAAGAAGCATCCCGCTACGGCAACTCTGACTGAACTATAGCTACAGGAAAGTTACCATTTGCTAAACCAATTGCGCTGATTTGCTGTTAAGAAGGGTTGGTGTTTTACTGTCGTAAAGCGCTGGCAATTTTATACCTTTGCTATTTAAAATCAACGCATCCTGAATGGCTTTAGAACAAAAGCAACCTACAGATACCGGCGTAGCTTCAGCAGCCTTCTCGCATAACGGCGAAACGCAGCAGATTGAAGTATATGGCGCCCGCGAACATAATCTCAAAAACATTTCTATAACCCTGCCGCGCTACAAGCTGGTTGTCTTTACGGGCATCAGTGGTTCGGGCAAATCGTCGCTGGCTTTCGATACCATTTACGCCGAAGGGCAGCGCCGCTATATGGAGACTTTCTCGGCCTACGCCCGCTCGTTTATGGGAGGCCTGGAGCGCCCTGATGTGGACAAGATAGAAGGCCTGTCGCCGGTAATATCCATTGAGCAGAAAACCACCAGCCGCAACCCGCGCTCTACGGTTGGTACCATCACCGAGATCTACGACTTTATGCGCCTGTTGTGGGCCCGTACCGCCGAGGCATTCAGTTATGTGACCGGCGAAAAAATGGTGCGCCAGAGCGATGACCAGATCGTAAACCACATTCTGGAGAACTTCGACGGCAAACGCATAGTTGTGCTGGCGCCTGTGGTAAAAGGCCGTAAAGGACATTACCGCGAGCTTTTCCAGCAGATCCGCAAAATGGGCTTTATCCGGGCACGCGTAGATGGCGAGTTGCTGGAAATTACCCCCAAGATGCAGGTAGACCGCTATAAGATTCACGACATCGAGATCGTGATCGACAAGATCGTGGTGAAGGAAGAAGACCGCTTCCGTTTGTCGAGCTCTATCCAAAATGCCCTGACGCATGGCAAAGGCACTGCCCTTATTCTGGATATAGATACCGATAAGGCACACTTTTTCTCGCGTCACCTCATGGATCCTGCTACTGGTATCGCCTACGATGATCCGGCTCCGAACTCATTTTCATTTAACTCGCCTTACGGTGCCTGCCCGGTTTGTAATGGTTTGGGTGAGATACAGGAAATTACAGAAGAATCGGTTATCCCGGATAAAAGCCTGAGCATACGCCGTGGTGGCATTGCCCCGCTTGGCGAGTACCGCGACATCTGGATCTTTAAGCAGATAGAAGCGCTGTTCAAGCACTTTAAAGTATCGGTATCTACGCCGCTGAAGGACCTGCCGGAAGATGTGATGAAGGTATTGCTATATGGCCTGGAAGAAGACCTGGAAGTGAATACTAAGAAAGGCAACTATGTAGTAGAGTTTGAAGGTATCATCAACTTCCTGAAAGGCCAGATGGAGTCTGATTCGGATAACATCCGCTCGTGGGTAGAAGATTTTACGCAGACCAATACCTGCCCGGAATGTAACGGCTACCGACTGAAAAAGGAATCGCTGCACTTTAAGATCGCTGGTAAAAACATTGGAGAGCTTTCGGTGCTGGATATTAACAAACTGGCTGCCTGGTTCGACGGTCTGGAAGACAGAATGAACGAGCGCCAGAATGTAATTGCCAGAGAGCTCCTGAAAGAGATCCGCAAGCGCATCGGCTTTTTGCTGGATGTGGGCCTGGATTATTTGAGTCTGCACCGCCCTGTTAAAACCTTATCTGGTGGCGAGAGCCAGCGCATCCGGTTAGCAACACAGATCGGCACGCAGCTCGTGGGCGTGCTTTACATTATGGATGAGCCAAGTATAGGCCTGCACCAACGCGACAACGAGCGCCTGATAAATGCGCTGAAAGACCTCCGCGACCTGGGAAACTCGATTATTGTGGTGGAGCACGACAAGGACATGATCATGCAGGCAGATTACGTAGTGGATATCGGTCCAGGCGCAGGCATACATGGCGGGCAAGTGGTAACAGCCGGCACCCCGGAAGAAATAATGAGCGCCGGAACGACCACTGCCGACTTCCTGAGCAACCGCCGTGGCATTGCCGTACCACGTACCAAGCGCCCGGGCAATGGCGAAAAGTTAAAACTGATAGGAGCTACGGGTAACAACCTGAAAAACGTAACGCTGGAACTGCCGCTGGGCAAAATGATCTGCGTAACAG
This genomic interval carries:
- a CDS encoding DUF349 domain-containing protein; translation: MENNDLLEEAMKYGFIQDQQVWLKPFMSYPARQVGEVKESENDSLVYFARRFEMFREKVNSLLERIASSENKGSFLMKVLHMKEQVGNYDALGDFEAIYHILSKAEEDINETIKQNRGKNLAIKIGLIQEAEALQDSIEWKEASDQLKELRSTWIKTGPVDKDLTEEIEERFRTPIEAFFERKKNFFEDKKRMQNYAYDKYRDLIRQSIGLQNSDDWENTTAKLKQLQNQWKEIDSSLPRKVTSKLWLDFRKAHNHFFERLKVKINSEKNASREQFYETNYDKKKQLVDEANGLLQQHNLNDAVRRAKELQAEWKKVGPVHPTVSDQVWEQFIKACDRIFETSSLEHYIRKRQQANNEKLSEADGLNARINALKDFIKSDKSELEVLEENLDKLSDSPSNDTFRSMLQGKIRNFKRKINTKQQLIEGFKEQLGAYSNNA
- a CDS encoding DUF2795 domain-containing protein, which translates into the protein MYWTLELASYLEDAPWPATKDELIDYSIRSGAPMEVVENLQALEDDGQPYENIEEIWPDYPTKEDFMFNEDEY
- a CDS encoding ABC transporter ATP-binding protein; translation: MNNIVEVKNLVAGYEARPLIRNLSFSIPAPAFVAIIGHNGAGKTTFFKTFQQKVAYKGELLVQGHDLKTLPHATKQGILSYLPQRNTVSFSIKVIDLVVMGLFRKKRFFEHYTSPDYDTAANVLAQLQLTHLQDHDFTTLSGGEQQLVWLAQLMLQDATINLLDEPTQQLDVYYKNKVFKLLQSWVNDTYKTVLCITHDLHNLIPMEGYLINLSKPEPELEVISRETVLSNQEFLEAGRLAV
- a CDS encoding 2-C-methyl-D-erythritol 4-phosphate cytidylyltransferase, producing MLKKAYKQPEQDYFTDDASVVESIGETITLVEGNYRNIKITTPEDLILAGAFATSDLKD
- a CDS encoding IspD/TarI family cytidylyltransferase, which codes for MAQQLPEYAIIVAGGSGTRMQHDVPKQFIPVAGKPILMHTIERFHNYNPTIRLIVVLPKEQLTTWRELCKEYNFTLFHMTVPGGTTRFGSVKNGLDAVMGDGVIAVHDGVRPFVEIETIKAAFEAAANYGSGVVAVSPKDSIRELTPGEVKPCRAPTINSCKPRRYLKPGFLKKHISNRNRIILPMMPPLWKALEKL
- a CDS encoding CatB-related O-acetyltransferase is translated as MTGPDPGTINPLPHHQKLVFLKNIIQNPNIIVGDYTYYDDLEDPLNFEKNVLYHFDFIGDKLHIGKFCAIASGVKFIMNGGNHETKPVSTYPFAIFGNGWEKITDGVDLKEKYPTKGDTTIGNDVWIGYEAVIMPGVTIGDGAVVATKAVVTKDVPPYSIVAGNPAQIVKMRFPDETIVKLQQIAWWDWDAEKITRNLHLINSDDVEALAACK
- the queA gene encoding tRNA preQ1(34) S-adenosylmethionine ribosyltransferase-isomerase QueA: MKLSEFKFDLPEELLATHPSENRDESRMMVLHRDTGKIEHRIFKDILEYFDDGDIMVVNDTKVFPARLYGNKEKTGAKIEVFLLRELNKDIHLWDVLVDPARKIRVGNKLYFGESDLVAEVIDNTTSRGRTIKFLFDGTDEEFYKTINDLGETPLPRYIKREAEPEDRERYQTVYAKNVGAVAAPTAGLHFTREVLKRLEIKGVDVAPLTLHVGLGTFRPVDVEDLTKHKMDSENFSVPAETAEMVNRALDNKKRVCAIGTTTMRALESSVSASNRLKPNEGWTDRFIFPPYDFKIANALVTNFHMPESTLLMMTAAFGGYDLVMKAYEEAVKEKYRFFSYGDVMLIL
- a CDS encoding ABC transporter permease; translated protein: MIYLRLIAESIRFAWQALRANMLRTLLSLLGVTIGIFAIISVFTLVDSLERNVRDSMSFIGDKVLYVEKWPWSFGGSYPWWKYFQRPETTVREFKLLDRNLTNDAGVAIFANKGGSTYKYRSNSFSDGMLMGVTYDYSKVSEIPIEEGRYFVPQEIDASRNVIVIGKEIAETLFPFGSAIGQELKVGGQKFRVIGVVEKQGENIFGAPNFDQMGIIPFGSFSKMYDTGPDGLGTTIAVKGREEDEGLQELEYEVRGMMRNIRGLRPRDDDSFAINRPEMATQAVTGFFDVIGLAGWVIGGFAILVGGFGIANIMFVSVKERTNIIGIQKSLGAKNYFILFQFLFESVFLSLIGGGIGILLVFLITIIPQDMMKISLSVSNIVLGLGVSAVIGMLSGIIPAVLASNLDPVIAIRSK
- a CDS encoding LOG family protein, with translation MAPPASEEDIRIRKAFVDKDWNEIKIADSWQIFKVMAEFVDGFEKLAKIGPCVSVFGSARTKADNKYYLMAEEIAAKLVRHGYGVITGGGPGIMEAGNKGAHSEGGKSVGLNIHLPFEQFNNIYIDADKLINFDYFFVRKVMFVKYAQGFVVLPGGFGTLDELFEAITLIQTRKIGAFPIVLVGREYWGGLFKWVEDVMLNMESNISREDLDLVHIVDDPSEAVNIIDAFYSKYLLSPNF
- a CDS encoding YidH family protein, which codes for MNWRGILNRRKRKELKKDLKVQEKQNLEVRDSLAMQRTRMANERTLLAYMRTATAMILAGLTFIKLFDDLFYIGVGLVSIPMGVVVAYFGYRRYNKQKLDIARNATLYSPTSPILAEVVAQEKADPDTESPNPIV
- a CDS encoding YidH family protein: MMQPDPEKEEIKRLKKKLKQQEKKNTEIRNEMAVQRTIFANERTLMAYLRTSIALLAGGVAAIKLSQHKYMGLLGLALITLGSGLTIYSFFRYFKKQKLIKRQQKEFTQTSHHHAAIHEKEASRYGNSD
- the uvrA gene encoding excinuclease ABC subunit UvrA yields the protein MALEQKQPTDTGVASAAFSHNGETQQIEVYGAREHNLKNISITLPRYKLVVFTGISGSGKSSLAFDTIYAEGQRRYMETFSAYARSFMGGLERPDVDKIEGLSPVISIEQKTTSRNPRSTVGTITEIYDFMRLLWARTAEAFSYVTGEKMVRQSDDQIVNHILENFDGKRIVVLAPVVKGRKGHYRELFQQIRKMGFIRARVDGELLEITPKMQVDRYKIHDIEIVIDKIVVKEEDRFRLSSSIQNALTHGKGTALILDIDTDKAHFFSRHLMDPATGIAYDDPAPNSFSFNSPYGACPVCNGLGEIQEITEESVIPDKSLSIRRGGIAPLGEYRDIWIFKQIEALFKHFKVSVSTPLKDLPEDVMKVLLYGLEEDLEVNTKKGNYVVEFEGIINFLKGQMESDSDNIRSWVEDFTQTNTCPECNGYRLKKESLHFKIAGKNIGELSVLDINKLAAWFDGLEDRMNERQNVIARELLKEIRKRIGFLLDVGLDYLSLHRPVKTLSGGESQRIRLATQIGTQLVGVLYIMDEPSIGLHQRDNERLINALKDLRDLGNSIIVVEHDKDMIMQADYVVDIGPGAGIHGGQVVTAGTPEEIMSAGTTTADFLSNRRGIAVPRTKRPGNGEKLKLIGATGNNLKNVTLELPLGKMICVTGVSGSGKSSLIHDTLYPILNTHFFRAKREPLPYKKIEGLDKIDKVIEVDQSPIGRTPRSNPATYTGVFTDIRTLFAQLPEAKIRGYTPGRFSFNVKGGRCEACEGAGMRTIEMNFLPDVYVPCEVCKGKRYNRETLEVRFKGKSVTDVLDMTVEQAVDFFESQPRILRKIKTLNEVGLGYITLGQQATTLSGGEAQRVKLATELSKKDTGQTLYILDEPTTGLHFQDIEHLSEVLHKLTDKGNTVLIIEHNLDLIKIADWIIDIGPEGGEGGGTIVASGTPEQVAKVKKGYTSRFLKEELATSHYREDGQE